CATTTCCGGAAATTTTTCCAGCAGGCTGTTTTTTAACGTTTCCTTGGCCTGCTTGAGGCGGGATGCGCGTTCCTTCCTGTCAAGCGCGGTAAGGGCCTCCAGGAGGCTGTCTCCGCCGGCGTTCCGCGCTGTTTCCAGCAGGTTGTTGATTGCGGACTGGCCGGCGCCGTCGTCCGGCGCGATGGCTTTATCCGGCCGGCCGAGTTTGCGCCGCAGTTCAAGCTGGATATCAATCAGTTTTTTTACTTCCGCGTGCGCCGCCTGCATGGCCTGGAAAAAATCCTTTTCGGAAATTTCCCGCGCGTCGCCCTCTATCATCACGGGCTGTTCGGCCAGCCCCGCGTAGATCAGATCCAGGTCGCTTTTCTGGCGTTCGTCATTGGTGGGGTTGAATACCAGTTTTCCGTCAACGCGTCCGACGCGCACGGCTCCGATCGGGCCGTAAAAAGGCAGGTCGGAAATGACCAGGGCGGCGCTGGCGGCCACGATGCTCAGGATATCGGGATCGTTCTGCCCGTCGGCGGAAAGAAGCATGTTGTTGATTTGGACCTCCCTGTTGAAGCCCTTCTGGAAGAGCGGTCTGATCGGGCGGTCGGTGAAACGCGAGGTAAGAATTTCCTTTTCGGACGGGCGCGCTTCGCGCTTGAAAAATCCGCCGGGAAATTTTCCGGCGGCGTAGTACTTTTCGCGGTATTCAACCTGGAGCGGGAAATAATCAATGCCTTCCTTCGGCTCGGCGGCGGCGGTTGCGGCGGAAAAGAGAATGGTTTCGTCCAACTGGACGGTTACCGCGCCGCCGGCCTGGCCGGCCAGAAGACCGGTTTCAATTTTCAGGCGTTTGCCGCCTATTTCGGTTTCAACAAAAACAGTGTTTTTCATAGGTTTATGTGTTTTTACGCCCGAACGGACCCGCTTTATGGCGGAAGGGCGCGGTTTATATATGGGCGTTCATGGAATTTGAATCCGGCCGGAAATCAATTTCCGCGCCGTTTTCCAATTTCAGCCCGTTTGTTTTAACATCAGCGGCGCAGTTTCAGGCGCTGAATGACATTCTGGTAACGCGCTTGATCCGTTCGCGCCAGATAATCAAGAAGTTTGCGGCGGGTGCTTACCATCTTGATGAGGCCGTAACGCGAGTTGTGGTCATGCTTGTTGGCTTTCAGGTGTTCGGTCAATCTGTCAATCCGATGGGAAAGCAGGGCCGCCTGGACGCCGGCCGAGCCGCTGTCCTTTTCATGACATTGGAAAGCCTTCTTTATTTCGCTTTTGCTTTTATTTTCCATTTCTTTGTTAATTGGTAGCGGGCATTATAAAGAAGCCGCCTGATTTGTAAAGCAACTTTTTTATTATTTTGTCGCCAGTATTTTCAAGGCTTTTTTTATGTCCCCGGCGATCTGCCGCCGCAAAGCTTCCGGTCCCGCGAAGCGCCGTTCCGCGCGGATTTTTTTGACGAAAAAAACTTCCAGGGTGCGGCCCGGGAGGGCGGGGGGATTGCCGAACAAATGCACCTCAAGGGTTTTCCGGCTTTTTGCCTTAGCGCCTTTGCCGTGTGAAAAAGTCGGCCGGACGCCTATGTTCGCCGCCCCGCCGTAAATCCGCCCGTTGACCGCCGCGCGGACGGCGTAGACGCCGTCGGGCGGGATAACCTCGTTGTGAATGGCGACGTTGGCGGTCGGCGCGCCCAGGCGGCGGCCGATGCCGCGGCCGGTAACAACCGTGCCGGCCACGCTGAAATGTCTGCCGAGCATGCCGGCGGCTTCTTCTATTTTCCCTTCCGCCACCGCGCGCCGGATCCGCGTGCTGGAAATCGCGGTGTGCTGGAGGCGGACGGGGCGGACAACGTCCACCTCAAAATCGTGGAGCGCGCCGAGTTTTTTGAGCAGTTCCGGCGTGCCGGCCCCGCTTTTGCCGAAAGTCCAGTTGCTGCCGACGGCGATGCCCCGCAGCCTGGGAGCGTTCCGGACCAGGCGCCGGATAAAATTCTCCGGTTTTATTGCGGCCATGCGGCGCGTGAACGGCAGGATAACGCAATTCCGGATTCCGTACGACCCCAGCAGGCGGATTCTATGTTCGGTTGAGGTTAAGAGCGGCGGCGCCGCCAGCGGCTGGAGCAGTTTGAGCGGATGAACATCAAAGGTCATTATCCACGGCGTTTCGCCGCGCGCGCGCGCTTTCCGGATCACGCGCCGGATAACGGCCTGATGGCCGCGGTGGACGCCGTCAAAAAAACCGGCGGCCAGGCGGATGTTTTTTTTTGAGCGGCGCAAGGCGGAAAGACTGCGGCAGAGTTTCATACATGTTTTTGCGGGCTGGCCCGGTTTGTTCACGCGGCGGCGGTTACGGCATGTAATTGATGACTTTATTCATGGGGATCA
This genomic interval from Kiritimatiellia bacterium contains the following:
- the rpsO gene encoding 30S ribosomal protein S15, translated to MENKSKSEIKKAFQCHEKDSGSAGVQAALLSHRIDRLTEHLKANKHDHNSRYGLIKMVSTRRKLLDYLARTDQARYQNVIQRLKLRR
- the ribF gene encoding riboflavin biosynthesis protein RibF, with product MKLCRSLSALRRSKKNIRLAAGFFDGVHRGHQAVIRRVIRKARARGETPWIMTFDVHPLKLLQPLAAPPLLTSTEHRIRLLGSYGIRNCVILPFTRRMAAIKPENFIRRLVRNAPRLRGIAVGSNWTFGKSGAGTPELLKKLGALHDFEVDVVRPVRLQHTAISSTRIRRAVAEGKIEEAAGMLGRHFSVAGTVVTGRGIGRRLGAPTANVAIHNEVIPPDGVYAVRAAVNGRIYGGAANIGVRPTFSHGKGAKAKSRKTLEVHLFGNPPALPGRTLEVFFVKKIRAERRFAGPEALRRQIAGDIKKALKILATK